The DNA window CAGCTGGCGCACCATGATCTGGGCGCGCTGGCCGGTCGCGGGCCCACCGCCGGTCTTCCACTCGGTCGCGCATTTCGACGACCTGGTCGGGCAGCTCCACGCCACCGGCGCGATCCTGGATCCTGGCGGCCTCTACTGGGACATCCGGCCCTCCAGCCACGTCCCGACCATCGAAATACGTGTCGGTGACGCCGCGCCCACCGTCACCGACACGGTGTTCCTCGCCGCGATCGTCCGCGCGCTGGTGGACACCGCGATCACCGCGATCGCGGCCAAGGAACCCGCCCCGGATCCGGCGCAGCACCTGCTGCGGGCCGCGTACTGGCGTGCCGCGCTCGACGGCCTGACCGGATCCGCGATCGACGTGCGAACCGGCACCGCGGTCCCCGCGATCGGCATGGCGCACCACCTGCTCACCCACCTCGGCCCCGCCCTGCACCGCAATCACGACCTCGACCTCGCCCGCACGACCTGGGACTGGATCCGGGCCCGCGGCACCGGGGCCGACCGCCAACGCCAAGCACACCAGCGCCGGAACCGGCTCACCGACGTCGTCGACGCACTGATCATCGCCGCCGATCAGGCGAACCGGTCTCGCGCTTGACGTTGCCAGCGCCATCGGGTCGTGCGCGCCGGATTTCACCTCCGGCAACCTGTCCGGATTTCGGCTCGCCGCAGGAGTTCTTCGGTGCGGTGCACGGCGGCGGCCCGTTCGCTTCCATTGGCCGCCAATGCGCGGACCACGGGGTCATCGGGGCCGCGGCGGGCACGCAGCTCGGTCATCCGGTCGGCGAAGGTGACCGGAGCACCGTCCGGGCTGGTGGTCATGTCGCAGAACCACAAGGCGTCGCGGACCGCACCTCGTTCGTCCGGGAACTTCGCGAGCTCACCGGAGAGCCCGACCAGCTCCGCGACGGCGGCGGCGCCGGTGTGGTGGGCGACAAGAGCGCAGACGCGGTTCGGCACGCCGCAGGCGGCGAGGAATTCCGCTCCGTCGACGGGGTGGAAGCCGGTGCGGACGAGGGCGGGGGTGTAGCCGAGGTCGTGCAGCCACGCCGCGGCCACCAGGGTCTCGCGGTCTGTCGGTGGGAAAGCAGTGCCGATCTCGGCTGCCCGCCGGGCGACGCCTTGGGTGTGGGCCCAACGACGGGGTAACGCTTCGGAGAGCAGGCGGTGCGCGGTCAGCCGGGCCCATTCCGACAGTGCGCGGCCTGGCGCCGCGTTCCCGGCGATGGCCGGACACGACCTCCCGGACATCCCAGTGGTGAGGTCCAGGTGTGCGCGGACCCTCCGCTCGATGAGAATCGGAACGAACCTCAGTACCCTGGCGTGGGCGAACCGGGATCGGGCGTAAGCCACCATCCGGTGAATCAGCCCCGGCGGTATCCGGTCGTACCGGCGAGCCAGGTCTCTTTCCAGTTGCCGTATCCGCTCGTCGATCCGCGTGTTGTCCGGGCTGTCCACTCGCGTGGGCCGCACGTCGCTTCCCCCCACCGTCGATCGGGTTGCTCACCTTCTCAGGCCCGGTCCTCTCCGGTTACCCAGTTCAGCGTCGACGCAGCCATGCGCACCGCACAGAGGCGGAAGACCCACGTCAGCGACCGGGCCCTTCCGCCGGTAACGCTGGCAGGTAACAGGTTTTGGCGTAGGGTGGTGATTCGGTGTGCCGGGGGAGCCTGGTCGGCGTTGTCCCTGCCAGCCTGTCTCCAGGAGCCGCACATGAGTACCGCCGCCGCCCGGACGGCCCTCGGGCCGATGGTCATCGTCGCCGTGGAGCAGTACGAGGACGTCTCGTTGCTGCGTGACCCGGTGGCCGCGCGGTTGCTGCCGTCGAGCGGGCGAGCGGCGGTGCGCGCCGCGCGGTGGCCTGTGGTGCGGCGGATGCTGGTGGGTGCGACGGAGCGACGGATTCCGGGTTTGTGGGCGAGCATGGTGTGCCGCAAGCGTTTCATCGACGACGCGGTGGAGGCGGCGCGGGAGCGGGTGGAGGCGGTGGTGATTCTCGGCGCGGGTTTCGACACGCGCGCCTACCGGCTTCCCGCGCTCGCGAACGTTCCGGTGTTCGAAGTCGACCTCCCCGCGAACATCGAGCGCAAGCGGGCCAGGCTGACGGCACTGCACGGCGGTGTGCCCGCGGGGGTCACGTTGGTGCCGGTCGATTTCGAGACGCAGGATCTGGCCGGGCGCCTCGCCGGACACGGCTACCGGCCGCGGGCGCGGACGTTCTT is part of the Amycolatopsis sp. CA-230715 genome and encodes:
- a CDS encoding HD domain-containing protein produces the protein MRPTRVDSPDNTRIDERIRQLERDLARRYDRIPPGLIHRMVAYARSRFAHARVLRFVPILIERRVRAHLDLTTGMSGRSCPAIAGNAAPGRALSEWARLTAHRLLSEALPRRWAHTQGVARRAAEIGTAFPPTDRETLVAAAWLHDLGYTPALVRTGFHPVDGAEFLAACGVPNRVCALVAHHTGAAAVAELVGLSGELAKFPDERGAVRDALWFCDMTTSPDGAPVTFADRMTELRARRGPDDPVVRALAANGSERAAAVHRTEELLRRAEIRTGCRR
- a CDS encoding SAM-dependent methyltransferase; the protein is MSTAAARTALGPMVIVAVEQYEDVSLLRDPVAARLLPSSGRAAVRAARWPVVRRMLVGATERRIPGLWASMVCRKRFIDDAVEAARERVEAVVILGAGFDTRAYRLPALANVPVFEVDLPANIERKRARLTALHGGVPAGVTLVPVDFETQDLAGRLAGHGYRPRARTFFVWEAVTQYLTEAGVRATFAFLSGAPRGSELVFTYVRQDFLDGTALYGAESAYREFVVRRPLWRFGMAPEAVPGFLAEYGWDEVDQVGAREFTDRYLVPAGRAMAVSEIERAVLARKR
- a CDS encoding carboxylate-amine ligase; translation: MACAARLMVGVEEEYLLVDPRTRAVRPAAETVVATAAERLGDRVGTEITRFQVEVRTDPCQDLTALAEQVRATRRATAAAAARHGLRVMSSGTPVLGNPIPPPITEGARYARSVAAFRALDDEQSACACHVHIGLDDQELALRVSNHIRPWLPTLIAITANSPFWAGRDTGYASWRTMIWARWPVAGPPPVFHSVAHFDDLVGQLHATGAILDPGGLYWDIRPSSHVPTIEIRVGDAAPTVTDTVFLAAIVRALVDTAITAIAAKEPAPDPAQHLLRAAYWRAALDGLTGSAIDVRTGTAVPAIGMAHHLLTHLGPALHRNHDLDLARTTWDWIRARGTGADRQRQAHQRRNRLTDVVDALIIAADQANRSRA